The Primulina tabacum isolate GXHZ01 chromosome 7, ASM2559414v2, whole genome shotgun sequence genome includes a window with the following:
- the LOC142550655 gene encoding uncharacterized protein LOC142550655, whose product MAKAFVLKYFPPSKTMKLQADITTFSQFEQESLYEAWERYKDLLRRCPHHELPLGLVVPTFYYGLISSNRTMIDAAACGNLLRTTAEEGYELLEEMAASSYHPQSERNTQRRNAGVHQVIDFSAFTAQLEALNRKIDSMNVNGTAMRLQEIFCEKCGGEHYFKDCQDSGPFYVNEEAPVNYVEIQNRPRNDPYSNTYNPGWRQHTNFSWGGQGSQTRPQGGQQYSKQPMYRHEPRDEKSSLEQMMSKFISATETRLKNQDASIKGLENQIALRSRKVLEQEEKEKEDQRNGAVDTSTGKSSKSTTAPTAQSTIANPPAFPAAIKKAKLDAQFAKFLEIFKKLHINISFADALMQMPSYAKFLKDILANKRKLEDHMTINLTENCSVLVQNKILSKLKDPGSFSIPCVIGDIVFHKALCDLVASINLIPLSVFRKLGLGEPKPTSMSLQLADRSVKYPRGVIEDVLVKVDKFIFPVDFVVLYMEEDVEMPLILGRPFLATGKALIDVQEGKLRLRVGEEEITFDVFIALKHTLHTDNCFRIDAVDSLVCNFVQQAMKDPLEATLTTELEDDDLDEEKAEIVAYFNATIHGESQ is encoded by the exons ATGGCTAAGGCATTCGTCttgaaatactttcctccatcgaAAACCATGAAGCTGCAAGCGGACATAACCACCTTCTCTCAGTTTGAGCAGGAGTCACTCTACGAGGCATGGGAGCGCTACAAAGACTTATTGCGaagatgcccacatcatgagttgcctcttgggttagttgtccCAACTTTTTACTATGGTTTAATTTCATCTAACCGAACCATGATAGATGCTGCGGCCTGCGGAAATCTGTTGAGGACAACGGCCGAAGAGGGGTATGAGTTACTAGAGGAaatggctgctagcagctatcacccTCAATCTGAGAGGAACACTCAGCGAAGGAATGCAGGAGTACACCAGGTAATTGATTTTTCAGCTTTCACTGCACAATTAGAAGCACTTAACAGGAAAATAGACAGCATGAACGTAAACGGGACAGCGATGCGCCTGCAAgaaatattttgtgaaaaatgcggaGGAGAACATTATTTTAAGGACTGTCAAGACAGTGGTCCTTTCTATGTGAATGAGGAGGCACCAGTGAATTATGTGGAGATTCAAAACCGTCCGAGGAATGATCCTTATTCAAATacatacaatcctggatggagACAACAcaccaacttctcatggggtggtcaagGCAGTCAGACTCGACCACAAGGAGGACAGCAGTATAGTAAGCAACCGATGTATCGACATGAGCCTCGAGATGAGAAATCTAGTTTGGAGcaaatgatgtctaagttcattTCAGCCACCGAGACTAGACTGAAAAACCAGGATGCATCAATAAAGGGCTTGGAGAATCAGATAG CGTTGAGGAGCAGAAAAGTACTTGAACAAGAagagaaagaaaaagaagatcAACGAAATGGAGCGGTTGACACATCTACAGGTAAATCTTCTAAATCTACAACCGCACCCACCGCACAATCTACAATTGCAAATCCCCCAGCTTTCCCTGCAGCAATAAAAAAGGCAAAATTGGATGCGCAATTCGCTAAGTTCTTAGAGATATTCAAAAAATTGCACATTAATATTTCTTTTGCTGATGCTCTGATGCAAATGCCGAGCTATGCTAAATTTCTGAAAGACATCTTAGCTAACAAGAGGAAGTTGGAAGATCACATGACGATAAACTTGACTGAGAACTGCTCTGTATTGGTACAAAACAAGATACTATCGAAATTAAAAGAcccagggagtttttctattccttgcgtGATTGGTGatattgtttttcataaagcCTTGTGTGATCTTGTTGCAAGTATAAATCTTATACCGTTATCTGTATTCAGGAAACTCGGATTAGGAGAACCTAAGCCAACAAGTATGTCCTTGCAACTAGCAGACAGATCTGTCAAATACCCGCGAGGAGTCATAGAAGACGTCTTGGTAAAGGTggacaaattcatatttcctgTAGATTTTGTAGTACTTTACATGGAAGAAGACGTGGAGATGCCCTTGATTTTGGGGAGACCATTCCTTGCGACTGGCAAGGCCCTGATTGATGTTCAAGAAGGTAAGTTGAGATTAAGAGTGGGCGAGGAAGAAATTACTTTTGACGTCTTTATtgctcttaagcacacactgcacacCGATAattgttttagaattgatgctGTTGATTCCCTTGTGTGTAATTTTGTGCAGCAGGCAATGAAAGACCCATTGGAAGCCACCCTCACAACTGAATTGGAGGATGACGATTTGGATGAAGAAAAAGCTGAAATAGTGGCATACTTTAATGCCACCATCCATGGAGAAAGCCAATGA